The following coding sequences lie in one Streptomyces albofaciens JCM 4342 genomic window:
- the mycP gene encoding type VII secretion-associated serine protease mycosin, translated as MTRRTLPRAAGVALSAAALTVLPALPAHADGIRAQEWALKAMNAQDAWETTKGEGITVAVLDTGVDASHPDLQGQVLPANDLVGFGASPGEKAWAEHGTAMSGIIAGHGHGTDRADGVIGVAPEAKILPVRVILEDSDPERKRARAERAGALADGIRWATDHGADVINLSLGDDSSSAHPEPREDAAIQYALSKGVPVIASAGNGGKDGDHVSYPAAYPGVIAVTAVDQWGSRANFSTRRWYATVCAPGVGVVIANPDRKYYEGWGTSAASAFVSGAVALIRAAHPDLSPAQIKRLLTDTAQDAPEGGRNDELGAGMVDPAAAIEEGNTLKPVPQKPEAAAYTKRYFGTGPTAEPPTDDSTWLPWTATIAGLALITASAIFWRKRT; from the coding sequence ATGACCAGGAGGACCCTGCCGCGCGCCGCCGGCGTCGCACTGTCCGCCGCCGCGCTGACCGTGCTGCCCGCGCTGCCCGCCCACGCCGACGGCATACGGGCCCAGGAATGGGCCCTGAAGGCCATGAACGCGCAGGACGCCTGGGAGACCACCAAGGGCGAGGGCATCACCGTCGCCGTCCTGGACACCGGCGTCGACGCGAGCCACCCCGACCTCCAGGGCCAGGTGCTGCCCGCCAACGACCTGGTCGGCTTCGGCGCGAGCCCCGGCGAGAAGGCGTGGGCGGAGCACGGCACCGCGATGTCCGGCATCATCGCGGGCCACGGCCACGGCACCGACCGGGCCGACGGTGTGATCGGCGTGGCACCGGAGGCGAAGATCCTGCCGGTCCGGGTGATCCTCGAAGACAGCGACCCGGAACGCAAACGCGCCCGCGCCGAACGCGCGGGCGCCCTCGCCGACGGCATCCGCTGGGCCACCGACCACGGCGCCGACGTGATCAACCTGTCCCTCGGCGACGACAGCAGCTCCGCGCACCCCGAGCCCCGCGAGGACGCCGCCATCCAGTACGCGCTGAGCAAGGGCGTCCCCGTCATCGCCTCGGCCGGCAACGGCGGCAAGGACGGCGACCACGTCTCCTACCCCGCCGCCTACCCCGGCGTGATCGCCGTGACCGCCGTCGACCAGTGGGGCTCCCGCGCCAACTTCTCCACCCGCCGCTGGTACGCCACGGTCTGCGCGCCCGGCGTCGGCGTGGTCATCGCCAACCCGGACCGCAAGTACTACGAGGGCTGGGGCACCAGCGCCGCGTCCGCCTTCGTCTCCGGCGCGGTGGCCCTGATCCGCGCCGCCCACCCCGACCTGAGCCCCGCCCAGATCAAGCGGCTCCTCACCGACACCGCCCAGGACGCACCGGAAGGCGGCCGCAACGACGAACTGGGCGCGGGCATGGTCGACCCGGCCGCCGCGATAGAAGAGGGCAACACCCTCAAGCCGGTCCCCCAGAAGCCCGAAGCCGCCGCCTACACGAAGCGTTACTTCGGCACCGGCCCCACGGCCGAACCGCCCACCGACGACTCCACCTGGCTCCCGTGGACGGCGACGATCGCGGGCCTCGCCCTGATCACGGCGTCGGCGATCTTCTGGCGTAAGCGGACCTGA
- a CDS encoding SseB family protein, whose product MLKNIPTSDFSDDDGSADPELAAALADHAAAPTADTENRLLPLLSRARLLVPVVAVLGEVETGPDGLKREKTSDMAVPTLQAPDGRRALPAFTSMETLHRWRPDARPVAVPLRQALLAAAHEKADTVVIDLAGPATYQLTGAALRALAEGRESTDPRADPAVADALRALLDAEPDVLAARLDPSAEADATLSLGLAPDATPAAVAQRLAPALAADETLRSRLIRGLDLALLPPGTDTTGAFFTR is encoded by the coding sequence GTGCTCAAGAACATCCCCACCTCGGACTTCTCCGACGACGACGGTTCCGCCGACCCGGAACTGGCCGCCGCGCTGGCGGACCACGCGGCCGCCCCCACCGCCGACACCGAGAACCGGCTCCTCCCGCTGCTGAGCCGGGCCCGGCTCCTCGTACCGGTCGTAGCCGTCCTCGGCGAGGTGGAGACCGGCCCGGACGGCCTCAAGCGGGAGAAGACGAGCGACATGGCGGTGCCGACGCTCCAGGCCCCCGACGGCCGCCGCGCCCTGCCCGCCTTCACGTCGATGGAGACGCTGCACCGCTGGCGCCCGGACGCCCGCCCGGTGGCCGTGCCGCTGCGGCAGGCGCTGCTCGCCGCCGCGCACGAGAAGGCGGACACCGTCGTGATCGACCTGGCGGGCCCGGCGACGTACCAGCTCACCGGGGCCGCGCTGCGCGCCCTCGCGGAGGGCCGGGAGAGCACCGACCCGCGCGCCGACCCGGCCGTCGCCGACGCGCTGCGCGCCCTGCTGGACGCCGAGCCGGATGTGCTGGCCGCCCGCCTGGACCCCTCGGCGGAGGCCGACGCGACCCTGTCCCTCGGGCTGGCCCCGGACGCCACGCCCGCCGCCGTCGCCCAGCGCCTGGCCCCCGCGCTGGCCGCCGACGAGACCCTGCGCTCCCGGCTCATCCGGGGCCTCGACCTGGCCCTGCTGCCGCCGGGCACGGACACCACCGGGGCGTTCTTCACCCGCTGA
- a CDS encoding MIP family channel protein, which produces METTTETRTVVSEFLGTLLLVFFAVGSAVLAGEYIGTFGIALAFGFTLLALAYAIGPISGSHVNPAVTLGMLLAHRITPRTAIEYWIAQLLGGIVGAALLFLVAKQVPGLKTDEAFGSNGWADRSAVHINLGGAFVAEIVLTFLLVFVVLAVTHRVAVVGFDGLPIGLALATVHLVGIPLTGTSVNPARSIGPALFAGGGALSQLWLFIVAPLIGGALAAVVHQVTHPPNEPKLVADERSAT; this is translated from the coding sequence ATGGAGACGACAACGGAGACCCGCACGGTCGTATCCGAGTTCCTCGGCACGCTGCTCCTGGTGTTCTTCGCCGTCGGCTCCGCGGTGCTGGCCGGCGAGTACATCGGAACCTTCGGCATCGCCCTGGCGTTCGGCTTCACCCTGCTGGCCCTGGCGTACGCGATCGGCCCGATCTCGGGCAGTCACGTCAACCCGGCGGTGACGCTCGGCATGCTGCTGGCGCACCGCATCACACCCCGTACGGCGATCGAGTACTGGATCGCCCAGCTGCTGGGCGGCATCGTCGGCGCCGCGCTGCTGTTCCTGGTCGCCAAGCAGGTGCCGGGCCTGAAGACCGACGAGGCCTTCGGGTCCAACGGCTGGGCCGACCGCTCGGCCGTGCACATCAATCTCGGCGGCGCCTTCGTGGCCGAGATCGTGCTGACGTTCCTGCTGGTGTTCGTGGTGCTGGCGGTCACGCACCGGGTGGCGGTGGTCGGCTTCGACGGCCTGCCGATCGGCCTGGCGCTGGCGACCGTGCACCTCGTCGGCATCCCGCTCACCGGTACGTCGGTGAACCCGGCGCGCAGCATCGGCCCGGCCCTGTTCGCGGGCGGCGGCGCGCTGTCGCAGCTGTGGCTGTTCATCGTGGCGCCGCTGATCGGCGGCGCGCTGGCCGCGGTGGTGCACCAGGTCACCCACCCGCCGAACGAGCCCAAGCTGGTCGCGGACGAACGCTCCGCGACGTGA
- a CDS encoding DUF1844 domain-containing protein, whose amino-acid sequence MSDQTPQQPGPAEPAGSAAPANPDFDAMTRDIADVPAVEVITTVAVHLMSSAAVNLGLAEDGAEHKDLDEARKLIQALAGLVTASATEIGSYHAAPLRDGLKSLQLAFREASVVPDEPGQGPGEKFTGPVYG is encoded by the coding sequence ATGAGTGACCAGACCCCGCAGCAGCCCGGCCCGGCGGAGCCGGCCGGTTCCGCCGCCCCCGCGAACCCGGACTTCGACGCGATGACCCGCGACATCGCGGACGTGCCCGCCGTCGAGGTGATCACCACGGTCGCCGTGCACCTGATGTCCTCGGCGGCGGTCAACCTCGGGCTCGCCGAGGACGGCGCCGAGCACAAGGACCTGGACGAGGCCCGCAAGCTCATCCAGGCGCTGGCCGGGCTGGTGACGGCGAGCGCGACGGAGATCGGCTCGTACCACGCGGCGCCGCTGCGGGACGGGCTGAAGTCGCTCCAGCTGGCCTTCCGGGAGGCGTCGGTCGTGCCGGACGAGCCGGGGCAGGGGCCCGGGGAGAAGTTCACGGGGCCGGTGTACGGATAG
- the infC gene encoding translation initiation factor IF-3: MYRRGWSYRNRRYAAVRQAVAWCYRGGSISAEPRINDRIRVPEVRLVGPSGEQVGIVPLAKALELAQEYDLDLVEVAANARPPVCKLMDYGKFKYESAMKAREARKNQAHTVIKEMKLRPKIDPHDYDTKKGHVVRFLKQGDKVKITIMFRGREQSRPELGFRLLQRLAEDVQDLGFIESNPKQDGRNMIMVLGPHKKKTEAMAEAREAQAARKAERQGPAAEQGAEEPAEA; encoded by the coding sequence ATGTACCGGCGCGGTTGGTCATACCGAAACAGACGTTACGCGGCAGTCCGCCAGGCCGTCGCGTGGTGCTACCGAGGAGGATCCATCAGCGCCGAGCCCCGCATCAACGACCGGATTCGCGTCCCCGAGGTGCGACTCGTCGGTCCCAGTGGCGAGCAGGTCGGCATCGTGCCGCTTGCCAAGGCCCTGGAGCTTGCGCAGGAGTACGACCTCGACCTGGTCGAGGTGGCGGCGAACGCCCGTCCGCCGGTCTGCAAGCTCATGGACTACGGAAAGTTCAAGTACGAGTCGGCCATGAAGGCCCGTGAGGCGCGCAAGAACCAGGCGCACACGGTCATCAAGGAGATGAAGCTCCGGCCGAAGATCGACCCGCACGACTACGACACCAAGAAGGGTCACGTCGTCCGGTTCCTCAAGCAGGGTGACAAGGTCAAGATCACGATCATGTTCCGTGGTCGCGAGCAGTCCCGCCCCGAGCTGGGCTTCCGACTGCTGCAGCGGCTCGCCGAGGACGTCCAGGACCTGGGGTTCATCGAGTCGAACCCGAAGCAGGACGGCCGCAACATGATCATGGTCCTCGGTCCGCACAAGAAGAAGACCGAGGCGATGGCCGAGGCCCGCGAGGCGCAGGCCGCCCGCAAGGCGGAGCGTCAGGGTCCTGCTGCGGAGCAGGGCGCCGAGGAGCCCGCCGAGGCGTGA
- the rpmI gene encoding 50S ribosomal protein L35 has protein sequence MPKNKTHSGASKRFKVTGSGKVMRERAGKRHLLEHKSSRVTRRLTGNAEMAPGDAAKIKKLLGK, from the coding sequence ATGCCGAAGAACAAGACGCACAGCGGTGCCAGCAAGCGCTTCAAGGTCACCGGCTCCGGCAAGGTGATGCGGGAGCGCGCCGGCAAGCGCCACCTGCTCGAGCACAAGTCGTCCCGCGTGACGCGTCGCCTCACCGGCAACGCCGAGATGGCCCCGGGCGACGCCGCGAAGATCAAGAAGCTTCTCGGCAAGTAA
- the rplT gene encoding 50S ribosomal protein L20: protein MARVKRAVNAHKKRRAILEQASGYRGQRSRLYRKAKEQVTHSLVYNYNDRKKRKGDFRQLWIQRINAAARANGMTYNRFVQGLKAANIEVDRKMLAELAVNDTNAFAALVEVAQKALPSDVNAPKAA, encoded by the coding sequence GTGGCACGCGTCAAGCGGGCAGTCAACGCCCACAAGAAGCGCCGGGCGATCCTCGAGCAGGCCAGCGGCTACCGCGGCCAGCGTTCCCGCCTCTACCGCAAGGCGAAGGAGCAGGTCACCCACTCCCTCGTCTACAACTACAACGACCGCAAGAAGCGCAAGGGCGACTTCCGTCAGCTGTGGATCCAGCGCATCAACGCCGCTGCCCGCGCCAACGGCATGACCTACAACCGCTTCGTGCAGGGTCTGAAGGCCGCCAACATCGAGGTCGACCGCAAGATGCTGGCCGAGCTCGCGGTCAACGACACCAACGCGTTCGCCGCGCTGGTCGAGGTGGCGCAGAAGGCGCTGCCGAGCGACGTCAACGCCCCGAAGGCCGCCTGA
- a CDS encoding TrmH family RNA methyltransferase: protein MGTPELISPRSARVAAARRLARRNFRGKERRFIAEGPQAVREAVAHRFAGERTLVELFATPEAAERHADIVGAVRAAGVPVHYAADATIADLSQTVTPQGLVGVCRFLDSPFEEILAARPKLVAVLANVRDPGNAGTVLRCADAAGADAVVLTDASVDLYNPKSVRASVGSLFHLPVAVGVPVEQVVGGLRGAGVRIVAADGAGAADLDAELDAGTMSGPTAWVFGNEAWGLPEETRALADAVVRVPIHGKAESLNLATAAAVCLYASARAQRTTGGCRSASRG, encoded by the coding sequence ATGGGCACCCCCGAGTTGATCTCCCCGCGTTCCGCGCGCGTCGCCGCCGCCCGGCGGCTGGCCCGCCGCAACTTCCGCGGCAAGGAACGCCGGTTCATCGCCGAGGGCCCGCAGGCCGTACGCGAAGCCGTCGCGCACCGCTTCGCCGGGGAGCGCACGCTCGTCGAGCTGTTCGCCACCCCGGAGGCCGCCGAGCGGCACGCGGACATCGTCGGCGCGGTGCGCGCGGCCGGCGTGCCGGTGCACTACGCCGCCGACGCGACCATCGCCGACCTGTCCCAGACCGTCACCCCGCAGGGCCTGGTCGGCGTCTGCCGGTTCCTGGACTCGCCCTTCGAGGAGATCCTGGCCGCCCGCCCGAAGCTGGTCGCGGTGCTCGCCAACGTACGCGACCCCGGCAACGCCGGTACGGTGCTGCGCTGCGCGGACGCCGCGGGCGCCGACGCGGTGGTGCTGACCGACGCCTCGGTGGACCTCTACAACCCCAAGTCGGTGCGCGCCTCGGTCGGCTCGCTCTTCCACCTGCCGGTCGCCGTGGGCGTACCGGTCGAGCAGGTCGTCGGCGGGCTGCGCGGCGCCGGCGTACGGATCGTGGCGGCCGACGGCGCGGGCGCCGCCGACCTGGACGCCGAACTGGACGCGGGCACCATGAGCGGCCCGACGGCCTGGGTCTTCGGCAACGAGGCGTGGGGCCTGCCGGAGGAGACCCGCGCACTGGCCGACGCGGTGGTGCGGGTGCCCATCCACGGCAAGGCCGAGAGCCTCAACCTGGCCACCGCCGCCGCCGTCTGCCTCTACGCCTCGGCCCGCGCCCAGCGCACCACCGGAGGCTGCCGCTCCGCCTCCCGCGGCTAG
- a CDS encoding sensor histidine kinase: MQTRAQSTTVAAGSRAGGDAPGPVPAAAPDLTGTGLDPDDLPDGLVVADETGRVICFNAAAARITAIDPRDALGRPLEKALPLQDIEGRRWWQLTDPYGGLAIRSGQPERNLLLGGREVLVSARYVRSRPTGPVRRLVVALRGTEARRRTELSHAELIATVAHELRSPLTSVKGFTATLLQKWERFTDDQKRLMLETVDADANRVTRLIAELLDISRIDSGRLEVRRQRVDMVAAVRRHVQAQTTAGQLPDRFLIRMVEPLPDLWADPDKVDQVLGNLLENAVRHGEGTVTIEVAPASDVAGADGAEGTSVTVSDEGPGIPEESMSRVFTRFWRGSKRGGTGLGLYIVKGIVEAHGGTVTVGRAPAGGARFRFSLPVGTPAFMA, translated from the coding sequence ATGCAGACGAGGGCGCAAAGCACGACGGTCGCTGCCGGTTCCCGTGCGGGCGGCGACGCGCCCGGTCCGGTGCCCGCCGCTGCCCCGGACCTCACCGGCACCGGACTCGACCCGGACGACCTGCCCGACGGCCTGGTCGTCGCCGACGAGACCGGCCGGGTCATCTGCTTCAACGCCGCCGCGGCCCGGATCACCGCCATCGACCCGCGCGACGCGCTGGGCCGGCCGCTGGAGAAGGCGCTGCCGCTCCAGGACATCGAGGGCCGCCGCTGGTGGCAGCTGACCGACCCGTACGGCGGCCTGGCGATCCGCAGCGGCCAGCCGGAGCGCAACCTGCTGCTCGGCGGCCGTGAGGTGCTGGTCTCCGCGCGCTATGTGCGCAGCCGCCCCACCGGCCCGGTCCGCCGCCTCGTCGTCGCGCTGCGCGGCACCGAGGCGCGCCGCCGTACCGAGCTGAGCCACGCCGAGCTGATCGCCACCGTCGCCCACGAACTGCGTTCGCCGCTGACCTCCGTCAAGGGCTTCACCGCCACCCTGCTGCAGAAGTGGGAGCGCTTCACCGACGACCAGAAGCGGCTGATGCTGGAGACCGTGGACGCGGACGCCAACCGCGTCACCCGGCTCATCGCCGAGCTGCTGGACATCTCCCGTATCGACTCCGGCCGGCTGGAGGTGCGGCGGCAGCGGGTGGACATGGTCGCCGCCGTACGCCGGCACGTCCAGGCCCAGACGACGGCGGGCCAGCTGCCCGACCGCTTCCTGATCCGCATGGTCGAGCCGCTGCCCGATCTGTGGGCCGACCCGGACAAGGTCGACCAGGTGCTGGGCAACCTGCTGGAAAACGCGGTGCGCCACGGCGAGGGAACCGTCACCATCGAGGTGGCACCGGCATCGGACGTCGCCGGCGCGGACGGAGCGGAAGGGACGAGCGTCACCGTGAGCGACGAGGGCCCCGGCATCCCCGAGGAGTCGATGAGCCGCGTCTTCACCCGCTTCTGGCGGGGCAGCAAGCGCGGCGGCACCGGCCTGGGCCTGTACATCGTCAAGGGCATCGTCGAGGCCCACGGCGGCACGGTCACGGTCGGCCGCGCCCCGGCCGGCGGCGCCCGGTTCCGATTTAGCCTGCCCGTCGGGACGCCCGCCTTCATGGCGTGA
- the pheS gene encoding phenylalanine--tRNA ligase subunit alpha, which produces MSAPNKSYDPVEVEALKPEEIARMRDEALAAIAAAGDLQELHEVKVAQTGGTSPLALANREIGALPPQAKAEAGKRVGQARGQVSQALKARQEELEAERDARVLVEEAVDVTLPHDRVRPGARHPLTTLSERIEDVFVAMGYEVAEGPEVESEWLNFDALNIAPDHPARTMQDTFFVDNAAAGRDQSGVVLRTHTSPVQIRTMLDREPPLYVICPGRVYRTDELDATHTPVFNQVELLAIDEGLTMADLRGTLDHMVKALFGDDIKTRLRPNYFPFTEPSAELDMVCYVCRGASVGDPRNPCRTCSSEGWIELGGCGMVNPRVLTACGVDPEKYSGFAFGFGIERMLMFRHNVEDMRDMVEGDVRFTRPFGMEI; this is translated from the coding sequence ATGTCCGCACCCAATAAGTCGTACGACCCTGTCGAGGTCGAGGCCCTGAAACCGGAAGAGATCGCCCGCATGCGGGACGAGGCGCTCGCCGCCATCGCCGCCGCCGGTGACCTCCAGGAGCTGCACGAGGTGAAGGTCGCGCAGACCGGCGGCACCTCGCCGCTGGCGCTGGCCAACCGCGAGATCGGCGCGCTGCCGCCGCAGGCCAAGGCCGAGGCCGGCAAGCGCGTCGGCCAGGCCCGCGGCCAGGTGAGCCAGGCGCTCAAGGCCCGCCAGGAAGAGCTGGAGGCGGAGCGGGACGCCCGGGTGCTGGTCGAGGAGGCGGTGGACGTCACACTGCCGCACGACCGCGTACGGCCCGGCGCCCGCCACCCGCTCACCACCCTGTCCGAGCGGATCGAGGACGTCTTCGTGGCCATGGGCTACGAGGTCGCCGAGGGCCCCGAGGTCGAGTCGGAGTGGCTGAACTTCGACGCCCTGAACATCGCCCCGGACCACCCGGCCCGCACCATGCAGGACACGTTCTTCGTGGACAACGCGGCGGCCGGCCGGGACCAGTCCGGTGTCGTGCTGCGCACCCACACCTCGCCGGTGCAGATCCGTACGATGCTCGACCGCGAGCCGCCGCTGTACGTGATCTGCCCGGGCCGCGTCTACCGCACGGACGAGCTGGACGCCACCCACACCCCGGTCTTCAACCAGGTCGAGCTGCTCGCCATCGACGAGGGCCTGACCATGGCGGACCTGCGGGGCACCCTCGACCACATGGTCAAGGCGCTGTTCGGGGACGACATCAAGACCCGGCTGCGGCCGAACTACTTCCCGTTCACCGAGCCGTCCGCCGAGCTGGACATGGTCTGCTACGTCTGCCGCGGCGCGTCCGTCGGCGACCCCCGGAACCCGTGCCGCACGTGCTCCAGCGAGGGCTGGATCGAGCTGGGCGGCTGCGGCATGGTCAACCCGCGGGTGCTGACGGCCTGCGGCGTCGACCCGGAGAAGTACAGCGGATTCGCCTTCGGGTTCGGCATCGAGCGGATGCTGATGTTCCGCCACAACGTCGAGGACATGCGAGACATGGTCGAGGGTGACGTCCGGTTCACCCGGCCTTTCGGGATGGAGATCTGA
- the pheT gene encoding phenylalanine--tRNA ligase subunit beta has product MRVPLSWLREYVDLPDGESGRDVQAKLVATGLEVETVEQLGAGLKGPLVVGQVLTIEELEGFKKPIRFCTVDVGRANGTGEPQEIVCGARNFAVGDKVVVVLPGAVLPGDFKIAARKTYGKVSHGMICSGDELGMGDDGSGGIIVLPPEYEPGTDAIELLQLVDEVLDIAVTANRGDCLSMRGIAREAAIAYGLPLRDPALLDVPPPNSFGYPVKVGDPLGCDRFTARTVVGLNPEARSPIWLQRRLQKAGMRPVSLAVDVTNYVMLELGQPLHAYDRSRVEGTIGVRRAEAGEKLTTLDGTKRVLDAEDLVITDNRGVIGLAGVMGGANTEIADPVADPETGEVRGTTEVVVEAAHFDAVSVARTARRHKLSSEASKRFERGVDPQAASAAAQRTVDLLVLLAGGTAEAGVTEVVAPSAPRTITVPADHPDRVAGVAYGRETVVRRLQQVGCDVYGQDELVVTVPSWRPDLTDPNDLAEEVIRLEGYENLPLTLPRPPAGRGLTERQRLHRRVGRALAGAGYVEAPTYPFLGEAVLDQLGLEEDDPRRRTVKLVNPLSDEEPVLRTTLVPGLLGALRRNDGRGSHDLALFETGLVFRPTGDEKPSVRLPVDRRPTDEEIAALDAALPEQPRRAAVVLTGAREQAGWWGKGRPAGWADAIEAGRIVAREAGVELIVRQDQHAPWHPGRCAALLAVIDGEEVLVGNAGELHPRVIKALGLPERTCAMEIDLDRLQRAGTGVVRAPRISTYPVATQDVALIVDASVPAAEVAGALRSGAGDLLESLRLFDVFTGEQVGEGKKSLAYALRFRAPDRTLTADEASAARDAAVAAAVERTGAVLRGA; this is encoded by the coding sequence ATGCGGGTCCCGCTTTCTTGGCTGCGGGAATACGTCGACCTGCCGGACGGCGAGTCCGGCCGGGACGTACAGGCCAAACTCGTCGCCACCGGCCTGGAGGTCGAGACCGTCGAGCAGCTCGGCGCCGGCCTCAAGGGCCCGCTGGTCGTCGGCCAGGTGCTGACCATCGAGGAGCTGGAGGGCTTCAAGAAGCCCATCCGCTTCTGCACGGTGGACGTCGGCCGGGCCAACGGCACGGGTGAGCCCCAGGAGATCGTCTGCGGCGCGCGCAACTTCGCCGTCGGCGACAAGGTCGTCGTGGTGCTGCCCGGCGCCGTGCTGCCCGGTGACTTCAAGATCGCCGCGCGCAAGACGTACGGCAAGGTCTCGCACGGCATGATCTGCTCGGGCGACGAGCTGGGCATGGGCGACGACGGGTCGGGCGGCATCATCGTGCTGCCGCCGGAGTACGAGCCCGGCACCGACGCCATCGAGCTGCTCCAGCTCGTCGACGAGGTCCTGGACATCGCCGTCACCGCCAACCGCGGCGACTGCCTGTCCATGCGCGGCATCGCCCGCGAGGCCGCCATCGCCTACGGGCTGCCGCTGCGCGACCCGGCGCTGCTGGACGTGCCGCCGCCGAACTCCTTCGGCTACCCGGTCAAGGTCGGCGACCCGCTCGGCTGCGACCGCTTCACCGCCCGTACGGTCGTCGGCCTGAACCCGGAGGCGCGCTCGCCGATCTGGCTCCAGCGCCGCCTGCAGAAGGCCGGCATGCGGCCGGTCTCGCTGGCCGTCGACGTCACCAACTACGTGATGCTGGAGCTGGGCCAGCCGCTGCACGCCTACGACCGCTCCCGCGTGGAGGGGACGATCGGCGTGCGCCGCGCCGAGGCCGGCGAGAAGCTCACCACCCTGGACGGCACGAAGCGCGTGCTGGACGCCGAGGACCTGGTCATCACCGACAACCGCGGTGTGATCGGCCTGGCCGGCGTGATGGGCGGCGCCAACACCGAGATCGCCGACCCGGTGGCGGACCCGGAGACCGGCGAGGTGCGCGGCACCACCGAGGTCGTCGTCGAGGCGGCGCACTTCGACGCGGTGTCCGTGGCCCGCACGGCCCGCCGCCACAAGCTGTCCTCCGAGGCGTCCAAGCGCTTCGAGCGCGGTGTGGACCCCCAGGCCGCGTCCGCCGCCGCGCAGCGCACCGTCGACCTGCTGGTGCTGCTCGCGGGCGGCACCGCCGAGGCCGGCGTCACCGAGGTCGTCGCGCCCAGCGCGCCGCGCACGATCACCGTGCCCGCCGACCACCCGGACCGCGTCGCGGGCGTCGCGTACGGCCGCGAGACCGTCGTCCGCCGCCTCCAGCAGGTCGGCTGCGACGTGTACGGCCAGGACGAGCTGGTCGTGACGGTGCCGTCCTGGCGGCCCGACCTGACCGACCCCAACGACCTGGCCGAAGAGGTCATCCGCCTGGAGGGGTACGAGAACCTGCCCCTCACCCTGCCCCGGCCGCCCGCCGGGCGGGGCCTGACCGAGCGCCAGCGGCTGCACCGCCGCGTCGGCCGCGCGCTGGCCGGCGCCGGCTACGTCGAGGCACCGACCTACCCGTTCCTCGGCGAGGCCGTCCTGGACCAGCTCGGCCTGGAGGAGGACGACCCGCGCCGCCGGACCGTCAAGCTGGTCAACCCGCTCTCCGACGAGGAGCCCGTGCTCCGTACGACGCTGGTGCCGGGCCTGCTCGGCGCGCTGCGGCGCAACGACGGCCGCGGCTCGCACGACCTCGCGCTCTTCGAGACCGGCCTGGTCTTCCGGCCGACCGGTGACGAGAAGCCGTCGGTGCGGCTGCCGGTGGACCGCCGGCCGACCGACGAGGAGATCGCCGCGCTGGACGCGGCGCTGCCCGAGCAGCCGCGCCGCGCCGCGGTGGTGCTCACCGGCGCCCGCGAGCAGGCCGGCTGGTGGGGCAAGGGCCGTCCGGCCGGCTGGGCGGACGCGATCGAGGCGGGCCGCATCGTGGCGCGCGAGGCCGGGGTCGAGCTGATCGTGCGCCAGGACCAGCACGCGCCCTGGCACCCGGGCCGCTGCGCGGCGCTGCTCGCCGTGATCGACGGCGAGGAGGTGCTCGTCGGCAACGCCGGTGAGCTGCACCCGCGCGTCATCAAGGCGCTCGGCCTGCCGGAGCGCACCTGCGCGATGGAGATCGACCTGGACCGCCTCCAGCGGGCCGGCACCGGTGTGGTGCGGGCGCCGCGGATCTCCACCTATCCGGTCGCGACCCAGGACGTCGCGCTGATCGTGGACGCGTCGGTCCCGGCCGCCGAGGTGGCGGGCGCGCTCCGCTCCGGCGCGGGCGACCTGCTCGAATCGCTGCGGCTGTTCGACGTGTTCACCGGCGAGCAGGTGGGCGAGGGCAAGAAGTCCCTGGCCTACGCGCTCCGCTTCCGCGCGCCGGACCGCACGCTGACCGCCGACGAGGCGTCCGCGGCGCGGGACGCGGCGGTGGCCGCCGCGGTCGAGCGGACGGGCGCGGTGCTGCGCGGCGCGTAA